The Paraburkholderia agricolaris genome includes the window GCGATGAGCGCGCTGGCCGGCGTGGTGTATACGCTGCGCTTCACCAGCGCACGCGGCGACAACGGCGAAGGTTTCGAATTGTCGGTGATCGCGGCGGTGCTGTTCGGCGGCGTGAGTATCTTTGGTGGACGCGGCTCGATGTTCGGCGTGCTGCTGTCGCTGCTGATTATCGGCGTGCTGAAAAACGCGCTGACACTCGACGACGTGTCGAGCGAAACGCTGACGATCGTGACCGGTGTGCTGCTGCTGGCGTCAGTGCTGATTCCCAATCTGGTTGCCCGCTGGCGGGCGGCGCGTGACCGGCGTTTTATCGCGAAGTCCGCTGCATCCTTATAACGTTTTCCTTAACCGGCTCCAGAAGAAATACCGAATACCAAATGCCGACAACCCGGACAGCCATTCGTCCAACAACAAAGCAGGAGACGCCTCATGTTCAATCCTCTACGTCATACCGGCAAGGCCGCGCTCTGCGTCGCTCTCGTCGCGATCAGTTGCGCGGCATCCGCTGCCGGTCTGAAAAGCGGTCTGAAGATTGCCTTCGTGCCGAAGCAGATCAATAACCCTTATGAAGTGATTGCCGACGACGGCGGCATGGCCGCGATCAAGGAATTCGGCGGCGTGGGCAAGGTAGTGGGGCCGTCGGATGCGGGCGCATCTTCGCAGGTGCAATACATCAACACGTTGATCACGCAGCGTCAGGACGCGATCGTGATCGCGGCCAACGACGCGAATGCGGTCGTGCCCTATCTGAAGAAAGCGATGTCGCAAGGCATCAAGGTCGTGACCTTCGATTCCGACACGGCGCCTGAGGGCCGTCAGCTGTTCGTCAATCAGGCGAACGCGGAGGGCATCGGTCGAGGTCAGATCCAGTTGGTCGCGAAGCTGATGGGCGGCGAGGGCGAATTCGCCGTGCTGTCGGCCACGCCTAACGCGACCAATCAGAACACATGGATCAAGTGGATGCAGGAGGAGTTGAAAAAGCCCGAATATTCGAAGATCAAGCTTGTGAAGATCGCGTATGGTAACGACGACGACCAGAAGTCGTTCGTCGAAACGCAGGGCTTGCTGCAGGCGTATCCGA containing:
- the rhaS gene encoding rhamnose ABC transporter substrate-binding protein; this translates as MFNPLRHTGKAALCVALVAISCAASAAGLKSGLKIAFVPKQINNPYEVIADDGGMAAIKEFGGVGKVVGPSDAGASSQVQYINTLITQRQDAIVIAANDANAVVPYLKKAMSQGIKVVTFDSDTAPEGRQLFVNQANAEGIGRGQIQLVAKLMGGEGEFAVLSATPNATNQNTWIKWMQEELKKPEYSKIKLVKIAYGNDDDQKSFVETQGLLQAYPNLKAIVAPTTVGIAAAARYISSSSSKGKVQVTGLGTPNQMRAFVKNGTVKAFQLWDPNQLGYLAAYAAAALCSGTITGKEGESFDAGKLGKRTIGPQGEIILGPPTTFDASNIDNFNF